A single window of Patescibacteria group bacterium DNA harbors:
- a CDS encoding class I SAM-dependent methyltransferase, protein MSEITKEQLDEQHRSVPPDYYDRGVKKNIFQWIWHKGRTNILPEALSGVGSKVLDIGCHGGYFTNEIAKKIGNDILGLDISESAVAYAKNKYPRLNFAVADIEKKIEFADSSFDTVTAFDVVEHIPNLEFVAQEINRLLKPGGVFVVGIPRENILFKAVWYFWTKSKGKVWHDVHVHEFSEGNLKKYFEENGFKKIFDKKIHLGMYWVIKYQKI, encoded by the coding sequence ATGAGTGAGATTACCAAAGAACAGTTAGATGAACAGCACCGTAGTGTGCCACCTGACTATTACGATCGTGGCGTAAAGAAGAACATTTTCCAATGGATCTGGCATAAAGGAAGGACCAATATATTGCCGGAAGCACTGTCGGGGGTCGGCTCAAAAGTGCTTGATATTGGCTGTCATGGGGGTTATTTTACCAACGAGATTGCTAAAAAAATCGGGAATGATATTTTAGGGCTTGATATTTCCGAAAGCGCAGTCGCTTATGCAAAGAATAAATATCCAAGGCTGAATTTTGCCGTTGCCGATATTGAAAAAAAGATTGAGTTTGCTGATAGTTCTTTCGATACTGTAACAGCGTTTGATGTAGTTGAGCATATACCCAATCTGGAATTTGTCGCGCAAGAAATCAATCGCTTATTAAAGCCGGGTGGCGTGTTTGTAGTTGGTATACCCAGAGAAAATATACTATTTAAGGCAGTTTGGTATTTCTGGACAAAAAGTAAAGGAAAGGTATGGCACGATGTCCATGTTCACGAATTTTCTGAAGGAAATCTGAAAAAATACTTTGAAGAAAATGGGTTTAAAAAGATTTTCGACAAAAAGATTCACCTCGGTATGTATTGGGTAATCAAATATCAAAAAATCTAA
- a CDS encoding glycosyltransferase family 2 protein produces the protein MKLSIIIPVYNEKNTIKEILKKVQAAPYEKEIILVDDGSSDGTRDVLKTIQEQEIKIYYHEKNYGKGRAIRTALEKTSGDIILIQDADLEYDPQEYHILLKPILDGKADVVYGSRFRGEGKSMMFWHSLGNKFLTLVTNILFNSTLTDMETCYKVFKPKVVEGLKLESNRFNIEPELTAKILKRKYRIYEVPISYSGREYSEGKKITWRDGFVALWTLIKYRIVK, from the coding sequence ATGAAGCTCTCAATTATTATTCCTGTTTATAACGAGAAAAACACGATAAAAGAGATTTTAAAAAAAGTTCAGGCAGCACCTTACGAAAAAGAAATAATTTTGGTTGACGATGGTTCATCGGATGGCACTCGGGATGTTTTAAAAACAATTCAAGAACAGGAAATAAAGATTTATTATCATGAAAAAAATTACGGTAAAGGACGTGCGATTCGAACTGCATTGGAGAAAACAAGCGGTGATATAATTTTGATTCAAGATGCCGACTTAGAATATGATCCGCAAGAATATCATATTTTACTAAAACCAATATTAGACGGCAAAGCAGATGTGGTCTACGGTTCCAGATTCAGAGGTGAAGGAAAATCAATGATGTTTTGGCATTCTCTGGGGAATAAGTTTTTGACACTAGTCACAAATATTTTGTTTAATTCTACCTTAACAGACATGGAGACCTGTTATAAAGTATTTAAACCAAAAGTGGTAGAAGGATTAAAATTGGAATCAAACCGTTTTAACATTGAGCCGGAATTAACCGCAAAAATTTTAAAAAGAAAATACCGAATATACGAGGTGCCGATTTCTTATTCAGGGAGAGAGTATAGTGAAGGAAAAAAAATCACCTGGCGGGACGGATTTGTTGCTTTATGGACGCTAATTAAATACCGCATCGTAAAATAA
- a CDS encoding SIS domain-containing protein yields MNQLDDQKKIEAKDTGHVLETISLLPKQIEQTWNDVQKVVIPKSYRSVQNIVVNGMGGSGLGAHILFSLFYDQLPIPLRVIHSYTMPAYVNKKTLYVLSSYSGTTEEPLATAKEALKRGAKVIGITTGGEVKDFCLKNNLPCFLFNPIYNPSNQPRMGVGYSVFGILGLLKRCGIIDLDERDVNKVITHLDLMIKKFSENVAVANNPAKRIAEELHGTIPICVAAEFLTGNVHTLTNQLNENSKNFSAYFLLSELNHHLLEGLAAPKIIPQALRFMFIESALYHPRNKVRFPITKKIVKRNKVEFSSYQAEGKTKLLQSFEVLLFGSYLSYYLAYLNHVDPVKIPWVDFFKQELKK; encoded by the coding sequence ATGAATCAACTGGATGATCAAAAAAAGATCGAAGCGAAAGACACAGGGCATGTTTTAGAGACCATTTCTTTGTTACCGAAGCAAATAGAGCAGACATGGAACGATGTTCAGAAAGTAGTAATACCCAAATCATATCGATCAGTGCAAAATATTGTCGTAAATGGCATGGGCGGCTCCGGATTGGGCGCTCATATTTTGTTTTCTCTTTTTTATGACCAGCTGCCCATACCTCTGCGTGTAATACATAGTTATACAATGCCGGCCTACGTAAATAAAAAGACACTTTATGTATTATCCAGCTACTCTGGCACCACTGAAGAGCCTTTAGCAACCGCCAAAGAGGCATTAAAAAGAGGCGCTAAGGTGATTGGCATAACCACCGGAGGCGAAGTAAAAGATTTTTGTCTGAAAAACAATCTGCCGTGCTTTTTGTTTAATCCTATTTACAATCCTTCTAACCAGCCGCGGATGGGAGTAGGATATTCCGTGTTTGGAATTCTTGGGTTGTTGAAGCGATGCGGGATAATTGATCTTGATGAAAGAGATGTAAATAAAGTTATTACACATTTGGATCTTATGATTAAAAAGTTTTCGGAAAATGTTGCAGTGGCAAACAATCCAGCCAAACGGATTGCCGAAGAATTGCATGGTACAATTCCGATTTGCGTGGCAGCGGAATTTTTAACCGGGAATGTCCATACGCTTACCAATCAGTTGAATGAAAATAGTAAAAACTTTTCCGCGTACTTTTTACTGTCCGAACTGAACCATCATTTATTGGAAGGTTTAGCGGCACCGAAAATTATACCGCAGGCTTTGCGTTTTATGTTTATTGAATCAGCATTGTATCATCCGCGCAATAAAGTGAGATTTCCGATTACTAAGAAAATTGTAAAAAGAAATAAAGTAGAATTCTCTTCATATCAAGCAGAGGGAAAAACTAAACTCTTGCAGTCTTTTGAAGTTTTGCTGTTTGGCAGTTATTTGAGTTACTATTTGGCTTATCTAAATCATGTTGATCCGGTCAAGATTCCTTGGGTTGATTTTTTTAAGCAAGAACTGAAGAAATAG